In the Salvelinus namaycush isolate Seneca chromosome 35, SaNama_1.0, whole genome shotgun sequence genome, one interval contains:
- the LOC120029424 gene encoding monocarboxylate transporter 4-like: protein MGGAAVDDEPSDVKAPDGGWGWAVLAGGFVITGFSYAFPKAVSVFFKELIREFGVGYSDCAWISSILLAMLYGTGPLCSVLVNKFGCRPVMMVGGLFASLGMILASLATSIIHIYICTGVITGLGLALNFQPSLIMLNRYFSEKRPLANGLSAAGSPVALCCLSPLGQVLQYHYGWRGGFLILGGLLLNCCACGALMRPLVGPKKPQDQELQAVGDAERKLKPKKKLLDFSVFKDRGFLIYAIAASIMVLGLFVPPVFVVSYAKEMGNEDTKSALLLTILGFIDIFARPTCGLIAGIKWVRPRCVYLFSFAILFNGITDVISSQATDYPGLVVFCIFFGLSYGMVGALQFEVLMAIVGTKKFSSALGLVLLMEAIAVLVGPPGAGRLLDTTHSYMYVFLLAGCEVILASIVICIGNFLCIKKKPDEPEAHLENGAPTEMENLNSLLEAEGGEHERAQLAGVRGGTAEAK from the exons ATGGGAGGAGCAGCGGTAGATGATGAGCCTAGTGATGTCAAGGCACCAGACGGAGGGTGGGGCTGGGCAGTGCTGGCCGGAGGGTTCGTCATCACTGGGTTCTCCTATGCCTTCCCCAAGGCCGTCAGTGTGTTCTTCAAGGAGTTGATCAGGGAGTTCGGAGTGGGATACAGCGACTGTGCATGGATTTCTTCTATACTGTTGGCCATGCTCTACGGCACAG GTCCACTGTGCAGTGTGCTGGTGAACAAGTTTGGGTGTCGGCCAGTGATGATGGTGGGAGGGCTCTTTGCCTCCTTGGGAATGATCCTGGCCTCCTTGGCCACCAGTATCATACACATCTACATCTGTACTGGAGTTATAACAG GTCTGGGCCTGGCACTGAACTTCCAGCCGTCTCTGATCATGCTGAATCGTTACTTTAGTGAGAAGAGGCCTCTAGCTAATGGACTATCTGCTGCTGGGAGCCCTGTGGCCCTCTGCTGCCTCTCTCCTCTGGGACAG GTGCTGCAGTACCACTATGGCTGGAGAGGCGGCTTCCTTATCCTGGGGGGCCTGCTGCTCAACTGCTGTGCCTGTGGGGCCTTGATGAGGCCCCTGGTGGGCCCCAAGAAGCCCCAGGACCAGGAGTTGCAGGCTGTGGGCGATGCAGAAAGAAAGCTCAAACCTAAGAAAAAGCTCCTGGATTTTAGTGTATTTAAAGACAGAGGTTTCCTCATCTATGCCATAGCTGCGTCCATCATGGTACTGGGTCTTTTTGTGCCGCCCGTGTTTGTGGTGAGCTATGCCAAGGAGATGGGGAATGAAGACACCAAGTCTGCCCTCCTCCTCACCATCCTGGGGTTCATTGATATCTTCGCCCGCCCCACATGTGGGCTGATTGCGGGGATAAAGTGGGTCCGGCCTAGATGTGTGTATCTCTTCAGCTTCGCCATACTCTTTAATGGCATTACCGATGTGATCAGCTCACAG GCGACAGACTACCCTGGTCTGGTGGTGTTTTGTATCTTCTTCGGGCTCTCTTACGGGATGGTGGGGGCGCTGCAGTTCGAGGTTCTCATGGCCATCGTGGGCACCAAGAAGTTCTCCAGCGCTTTAGGGCTGGTGTTGCTCATGGAGGCTATCGCTGTGCTGGTGGGACCGCCTGGAGCAG GGCGTCTGCTGGACACCACCCATAGCTACATGTACGTGTTCCTGCTTGCTGGCTGTGAGGTCATTCTGGCCTCCATTGTCATCTGCATAGGCAACTTCCTGTGCATCAAGAAGAAGCCAGATGAGCCTGAGGCCCATCTAGAGAATGGAGCCCCCACAGAGATGGAGAATCTCAACAGCCTGCTGGAGGCGGAGGGAGGAGAGCATGAGAGGGCTCAGCTGGCAGGGGTGAGGGGTGGCACCGCAGAGGCAAAATAG